A genomic stretch from Acidobacteriota bacterium includes:
- a CDS encoding YVTN family beta-propeller domain-containing protein: MLLLTALFASTSYRVLKSIPLGPSDDTWDFQTIDENARRMYVSHFSEVIVLDIDSGKIVGTIPDTPGVHGIAVAANVGKGFVSVGKRSSAVVFNLKDLHKIQEVSVGANPDAIIYDPASGRVFSFNGDGNDATAIEAATSKVAGTVPIGGKPEFAIADGKGHVYVDLVDKNAILPINSQTLTSERPWPTMPCDRPTSMAADLASQRLFVGCRNLMLAVFDLNTGRYITQTPIGDNVDTSSFDPETRLIFSSTGDGWVTVTHEDTPDTYSLVEKIPTHDLSKTMALDPKTHKLFVPAGDVKWLPPAQPGGRPVKRIAAGTFRMLVIGK, from the coding sequence ATGCTCCTGTTGACTGCGCTATTTGCCAGCACGAGTTATCGCGTTCTCAAGAGCATCCCTCTGGGACCGAGTGATGACACGTGGGACTTTCAAACGATTGATGAAAATGCTCGGCGCATGTACGTCTCTCATTTTTCTGAAGTGATCGTATTGGACATAGACAGCGGCAAAATCGTTGGCACGATTCCGGACACCCCTGGCGTTCACGGCATCGCGGTCGCTGCGAATGTTGGCAAGGGATTTGTTTCAGTCGGGAAGAGATCCTCCGCCGTGGTGTTCAACCTCAAGGATCTTCATAAAATCCAGGAAGTCAGCGTCGGCGCTAATCCCGACGCCATCATCTATGACCCTGCATCCGGACGGGTCTTTTCGTTCAACGGAGATGGCAATGACGCTACGGCGATCGAAGCGGCTACCAGTAAAGTGGCGGGAACGGTGCCCATTGGTGGCAAGCCTGAGTTTGCGATTGCTGACGGCAAGGGCCACGTCTACGTAGATTTGGTAGACAAGAACGCAATCCTTCCGATTAACTCCCAAACGCTAACGAGTGAGCGCCCTTGGCCCACTATGCCATGCGATCGTCCTACGAGCATGGCTGCGGACCTGGCCTCGCAACGACTTTTTGTGGGCTGCCGCAATCTCATGCTCGCGGTTTTCGACCTAAATACTGGGCGTTACATCACTCAGACTCCAATTGGTGACAATGTTGACACCAGTTCATTTGATCCAGAGACGAGGTTAATTTTCAGTTCGACTGGGGATGGCTGGGTCACTGTGACGCACGAAGACACTCCGGATACCTACAGTCTTGTAGAAAAGATCCCGACACACGACCTGTCAAAAACCATGGCTTTAGATCCCAAGACTCACAAGCTGTTCGTGCCGGCTGGAGACGTGAAGTGGTTGCCGCCTGCTCAGCCTGGTGGGCGGCCAGTGAAGCGCATCGCAGCCGGAACATTTCGCATGCTGGTGATAGGAAAATAG
- a CDS encoding YVTN family beta-propeller domain-containing protein yields the protein MLRTRKQLFAVLICGICFSVFLLADASGYHLLKKIPVVNSEGTWDFASIDESARRLYVAHETQVDVLDVDKETVVGKIPGAQGAHGIAIAPDLGTGFITNGDGAFVMQFDLKTLRVLKTIPTGNLPDAIVYEPATRRVLSFNTVSRNSTVIDASTGNVVETIPLDGKPEFAVSDYAGHVFVDLVDKAIVARIDADKLKITDRWPLEGCDRPTSMAMDRKNHRLFVGCRNLLLAVLNSNDGKKLTALPIGDNVDTTAFDPETGLIFSSTEDGIITVMHEDGPDSFRAVDTIKTQNGSKTMALDLKTHRLFVPSGEVAKLPPATPGGKVRKKVAEKTFAILVLGREQ from the coding sequence ATGCTTAGAACAAGAAAGCAGCTGTTCGCAGTCCTTATCTGTGGGATTTGTTTCTCAGTGTTCTTGCTGGCTGATGCGAGCGGATATCACCTGCTCAAGAAGATTCCGGTCGTGAATAGTGAAGGCACGTGGGACTTTGCAAGCATCGATGAGTCTGCACGGCGCCTATATGTGGCTCACGAAACTCAGGTAGACGTGCTGGATGTGGACAAAGAGACTGTCGTAGGCAAAATACCGGGCGCGCAGGGCGCACATGGAATTGCAATCGCTCCAGATCTTGGTACTGGATTCATCACAAATGGTGACGGCGCATTCGTCATGCAATTTGATCTTAAGACTCTTCGCGTGTTGAAGACCATTCCGACTGGCAACCTGCCCGATGCCATCGTGTATGAACCGGCGACCCGGCGCGTACTGTCATTTAACACCGTCAGTAGAAATTCGACAGTCATTGATGCTTCAACGGGAAATGTTGTTGAAACCATTCCTTTGGATGGCAAGCCTGAATTTGCCGTGAGTGACTACGCTGGTCACGTCTTTGTAGATCTCGTCGACAAAGCCATCGTCGCACGAATTGACGCGGACAAGCTGAAAATCACTGATCGTTGGCCACTCGAGGGCTGTGACCGACCAACCAGCATGGCAATGGACAGGAAAAATCACCGACTATTTGTGGGATGCAGAAACCTTCTCCTGGCAGTTCTCAACTCCAACGATGGAAAGAAACTCACCGCACTTCCGATCGGAGACAACGTCGATACGACTGCTTTCGATCCCGAAACCGGTCTTATCTTCAGTTCTACTGAGGACGGAATCATTACGGTGATGCATGAAGACGGCCCGGACTCTTTCCGTGCTGTAGACACGATCAAGACCCAGAATGGCTCAAAGACAATGGCGCTTGACCTGAAGACACATCGACTATTCGTTCCTTCCGGGGAGGTCGCAAAACTGCCGCCAGCGACTCCGGGTGGCAAGGTGCGAAAGAAAGTGGCCGAGAAGACTTTCGCAATCCTAGTTTTAGGGAGAGAACAGTGA
- a CDS encoding iron ABC transporter substrate-binding protein, protein MTTSLHHQRKSGLQSRIFRHALPFIGLGFVVAVLAACLAAESDSSVVVYSSEDQICSEPILHDFEHDSGIRVNAVYDKEAAEQVMKRLLAEKDNPQADVYWANEPIHPDLLKEKGISTPYLSTNAQKLPAIFKDPEGYWTAFSARARVLLVNNPDPVQPTSLEAYADAQWKDRAVLANPLLNTTGFTLTALFQLWGDERAKKFLTRIRDNGVKFSPGNSDSADAVAAGKASFSLVDIDDAFSAKAKSHNVQIIYPDQQKNQIGLFFVANAVTLIRGGHHPDNGKKLIDYLLTPAVQRKLAYSPCAQTPLLAGIETPERVKRIENIKYMNVNYSAIRKKFDALKPTFESWASSLTR, encoded by the coding sequence ATGACTACATCGCTACATCATCAGAGGAAGTCGGGGCTACAGTCCCGAATATTTAGGCACGCTTTGCCTTTCATTGGCTTAGGTTTTGTAGTTGCAGTGTTGGCTGCCTGCCTGGCCGCGGAGAGCGACAGCAGCGTCGTCGTCTACTCGAGCGAAGACCAAATCTGTTCCGAACCAATCCTGCACGATTTCGAACATGATAGTGGTATTCGCGTCAATGCCGTTTACGACAAAGAGGCGGCTGAGCAGGTGATGAAGCGCTTGCTAGCGGAAAAGGATAATCCCCAAGCAGATGTTTATTGGGCGAATGAGCCGATTCATCCTGACCTCCTTAAGGAAAAAGGAATCTCGACTCCATACCTGTCTACGAACGCGCAGAAGCTGCCCGCCATTTTCAAAGATCCTGAGGGATATTGGACGGCGTTTTCGGCGCGGGCTAGGGTGCTGCTCGTGAACAATCCGGACCCGGTGCAACCCACGTCCCTCGAGGCCTATGCAGATGCTCAGTGGAAGGACCGCGCGGTTTTGGCCAACCCACTATTGAATACCACCGGCTTCACGCTAACCGCACTTTTTCAACTTTGGGGTGACGAACGAGCTAAGAAATTTCTGACGAGAATAAGGGATAACGGTGTGAAGTTCTCTCCCGGCAACAGTGACAGTGCCGATGCAGTTGCCGCCGGCAAGGCAAGCTTCAGTCTCGTGGATATCGATGATGCATTTTCGGCCAAGGCCAAAAGCCATAACGTTCAAATCATCTACCCAGACCAGCAGAAAAATCAGATTGGATTATTTTTTGTTGCAAATGCGGTCACGCTCATCCGAGGAGGACATCATCCAGACAATGGCAAGAAGCTCATAGATTACTTGCTTACGCCAGCGGTCCAAAGGAAACTCGCCTACTCGCCTTGCGCTCAGACACCTTTGCTTGCCGGTATCGAGACACCAGAACGGGTGAAGCGGATTGAAAACATCAAGTACATGAACGTCAACTATTCCGCAATTCGGAAGAAATTCGACGCTCTCAAACCGACGTTTGAGTCGTGGGCTTCAAGCCTAACGAGATAA